The Engystomops pustulosus chromosome 9, aEngPut4.maternal, whole genome shotgun sequence genome includes a window with the following:
- the CCDC97 gene encoding coiled-coil domain-containing protein 97, protein MDTSIDDGKVLAKALKVARNLSSREDPISEERAVVSGPLLDMFTEISASPVPIRSQQKGEPEFSPEQKMSMLLDLYHTKPLVFLERFRKVLKEEHLQCFRHLSGDYTADFYFKEIRKDSLKKVHHTKVRNKRYAALQQLISGGEYFSDEQMRARDPLMYEHYVGQYQSEEEIMSQNSRDMAQATSLSDVLLNSCEEQALQRRLEAQREMEHNCEEEEEESDDDDDEEEESELQSEEEREVDNEEKALMREEFISRMHQRFLDGKDRDFDYSEVDDNPDFDNLDIVNRDEEERYFDDDKDEGIDEMEAEEDERVKGQVKDGSE, encoded by the exons ATGGACACAAGTATAGATGACGGCAAGGTACTGGCCAAGGCCCTGAAAGTGGCCAGAAATTTAAGTAGTCGTGAAGACCCCATAAGTGAGGAGCGGGCAGTGGTCAGCGGACCCCTCCTGGATATGTTCACCGAGATCAGCGCCAGCCCAGTGCCCATCCGCAGCCAGCAGAAGGGAGAGCCCGAGTTCAGTCCCGAGCAGAAGATGTCCATGCTCCTGGACCTCTACCACACCAAACCTCTGGTCTTCCTGGAGCGCTTCCGCAAGGTCCTCAAAGAAGAGCATCTCCAGTGCTTCAGACACTTATCCGGAGACTACACGGCTGATTTCTACTTCAAGGAGATCCGGAAAGACTCCCTCAAGAAAGTCCATCACACCAAAGTCCGGAACAAGAGGTACGCCGCCCTCCAGCAGCTGATCTCAG GTGGGGAGTATTTCAGTGACGAGCAGATGCGAGCGCGGGACCCCCTGATGTATGAGCACTATGTGGGGCAGTACCAGAGCGAGGAGGAGATCATGTCACAGAACAGCCGGGACATGGCCCAGGCCACATCTCTGTCTGATGTTCTCCTGAACTCGTGCGAGGAGCAGGCCCtgcagaggaggctggaggcgcAGAGGGAGATGGAGCACAactgcgaggaggaggaggaggaatccgatgatgatgatgacgaagaGGAAG AGTCTGAACTACAGTCTGAGGAGGAGCGAGAGGTGGACAATGAGGAGAAGGCCCTCATGAGGGAGGAGTTCATCAGCCGCATGCACCAGAGGTTTCTGGATGGAAAAGATCGAGATTTTGACTACag TGAAGTCGACGACAACCCGGACTTTGATAATTTGGACATTGTCAATCGGGACGAAGAAGAGCGTTACTTTGACGACGACAAGGATGAAGGCATCGATGAGATGGAAGCTGAAGAGGATGAAAGGGTGAAGGGACAGGTGAAGGACGGCAGTGAGTGA